In one Streptomyces sp. NBC_01241 genomic region, the following are encoded:
- a CDS encoding DUF4097 family beta strand repeat-containing protein encodes MALRTRTLIASAGAVLLGFGLTGCGGTDAKDAPAEHKSFALSGKTLTIHSGQSTLELVPADVRKVEVTRRVGGWVVLGNGPDPQWKMRDDTLTLKVKCSAIISDCASEHQVKVPRGVAVVVDGDNGKIVASGFDTPLTLRADNGKVTVRDSSGPLRLESDNGGIVTERISAKSVSARSDNGMVRLGFASVPDLVDTVSDNGGITIDLPTGSVRYAVDAVADNGRVSVDAPRSDDSSHVVKARSGNGQVTVRSVN; translated from the coding sequence GTGGCACTCCGTACCCGCACTCTCATCGCGTCCGCCGGAGCCGTGCTGCTCGGTTTCGGGCTCACCGGCTGTGGCGGGACGGATGCGAAGGACGCGCCCGCCGAGCACAAGTCGTTCGCGCTCAGTGGGAAGACGCTGACCATCCATTCCGGGCAGTCGACGCTGGAGCTCGTACCGGCCGATGTGCGGAAGGTCGAGGTGACCCGTCGTGTGGGCGGGTGGGTGGTTCTGGGGAACGGGCCCGATCCCCAGTGGAAGATGCGGGACGACACGCTCACGCTCAAGGTGAAGTGCAGCGCGATCATCAGCGACTGTGCCTCGGAGCACCAGGTGAAGGTGCCGCGTGGCGTGGCGGTGGTCGTCGACGGGGACAACGGGAAGATCGTCGCGTCCGGCTTCGACACTCCGCTCACCCTCCGCGCCGACAACGGGAAGGTGACCGTCCGGGACTCCAGTGGGCCGCTCAGGCTGGAGAGTGACAACGGGGGCATCGTCACCGAAAGGATTTCGGCCAAGTCCGTGTCTGCGCGGTCCGACAACGGCATGGTCCGGCTGGGGTTCGCCTCGGTGCCGGATCTCGTGGACACCGTCAGTGACAACGGAGGGATCACCATCGACCTGCCGACCGGCTCCGTGAGGTATGCGGTGGACGCCGTCGCCGACAACGGAAGAGTCTCGGTGGACGCGCCGCGCAGCGACGACAGCAGCCACGTGGTCAAGGCCCGGAGCGGCAATGGTCAAGTCACCGTCCGAAGCGTGAACTAA
- a CDS encoding DUF4383 domain-containing protein translates to MATHVLHAPGRPTPRRHRRTSPLDRHLPVDHRLNRVYRVGAGLMGLVLLAFGILGLIDEIGFFSTGGATVAGLNTNGALSVLSICVGLLLFIGMVIGGNIASTLNIILGIAFILSGFINLALLDTGYNFLAFHLQNVLFSFVVGLMLMVFGMYGRVTGGLPHDNPYWRTRHPEEAEQELRRVRRDTAGAMPVVRRPDHP, encoded by the coding sequence ATGGCCACCCATGTACTGCACGCCCCTGGACGGCCCACCCCGCGCCGCCATCGCAGGACCAGCCCGCTCGACAGGCACCTGCCCGTCGATCACCGGCTCAACCGCGTCTACCGGGTCGGCGCGGGGCTGATGGGACTGGTGCTGCTCGCCTTCGGAATCCTGGGGCTGATCGACGAGATCGGCTTCTTCAGTACCGGTGGAGCCACCGTCGCGGGTCTCAACACCAACGGCGCCCTCAGCGTTCTGTCCATCTGTGTCGGCCTGCTGCTGTTCATCGGGATGGTGATCGGCGGCAACATCGCCTCGACGCTCAACATAATTCTGGGCATCGCCTTCATCCTCAGCGGCTTCATCAATCTCGCCCTGCTCGATACCGGCTACAACTTTCTCGCCTTCCACCTCCAGAACGTGCTGTTCAGTTTCGTGGTCGGACTGATGCTGATGGTCTTCGGGATGTACGGGCGGGTCACCGGCGGCCTTCCGCACGACAATCCGTACTGGCGGACCCGCCACCCCGAGGAGGCCGAGCAGGAGCTGCGGAGGGTTCGGCGGGATACGGCAGGGGCAATGCCGGTCGTCCGTCGCCCTGACCACCCGTAG
- a CDS encoding FmdB family zinc ribbon protein has protein sequence MPRYEYRCRSCGDTFELSRPMAQSSDPASCPAGHADTVKLLSTVAVGGTSAKSAPAAPSAGGGGGGGGCCGGGCCG, from the coding sequence ATGCCTCGTTACGAGTACCGCTGCCGCTCCTGCGGAGACACGTTCGAACTCAGCCGCCCGATGGCCCAGTCGTCGGACCCGGCCTCCTGCCCCGCCGGGCACGCCGACACCGTGAAGCTGCTGTCCACCGTGGCCGTGGGCGGGACGTCGGCCAAGTCCGCGCCTGCCGCCCCGTCGGCCGGCGGTGGTGGGGGCGGGGGCGGCTGCTGCGGTGGGGGTTGCTGCGGCTGA
- a CDS encoding O-methyltransferase has product MSKGNETKITDELYAYMLAHNPPLDAVQRELIETTYARLPEYAGMQSAEEQGPLLAFLVRLTGARYIVEVGTFTGFSALSMAQALPADGRLIACDISEEWTAYGREAWEKAGVADRIELRIAPALDTLRAMPAEPHIDLAYLDADKGNYIPYWEELVPRMRQGGLVVTDNVLFHGGVTDPQATGGAAAIKEFNDHVAADPRMDSVLLTVSDGLTLSRKR; this is encoded by the coding sequence ATGTCCAAGGGCAACGAAACCAAGATCACGGACGAGCTGTACGCGTACATGCTGGCGCACAATCCACCGTTGGACGCGGTGCAGCGCGAGCTCATCGAGACCACGTACGCCCGCCTGCCCGAGTACGCCGGCATGCAGTCCGCCGAGGAGCAGGGGCCCCTGCTCGCCTTCCTCGTCCGGCTGACCGGAGCCCGGTACATCGTGGAGGTCGGGACGTTCACCGGCTTCTCCGCCCTGTCGATGGCCCAGGCGCTGCCCGCGGACGGACGGCTGATCGCCTGCGACATCTCGGAGGAGTGGACCGCGTACGGGCGCGAGGCCTGGGAGAAGGCGGGCGTCGCCGACCGGATCGAACTCCGTATCGCCCCGGCGCTCGACACACTGCGGGCGATGCCGGCCGAGCCGCACATCGACCTCGCCTACCTCGACGCGGACAAGGGCAACTACATCCCGTACTGGGAAGAACTGGTGCCCCGGATGCGGCAGGGCGGCCTCGTCGTCACGGACAACGTGCTCTTCCACGGCGGGGTGACCGACCCGCAGGCGACCGGCGGCGCGGCGGCGATCAAGGAATTCAACGACCACGTGGCCGCCGATCCGCGCATGGACAGCGTGCTGCTCACCGTGTCCGACGGCCTGACGCTCTCCCGCAAGCGGTAG